From Myxococcales bacterium, the proteins below share one genomic window:
- the lpdA gene encoding dihydrolipoyl dehydrogenase — MAKKEVDAVVIGGGPGGYVCAIRLGQLKQKVICVEKEEVGGVCLNWGCVPSKALISASHTYEKAKESAHMGIAIDGIRLDVDKMQDWKGGIVKKLTGGIRGLFRGNGVELVMGTAKVKSPTTVEVTLPDGTVDTIVAKHIVIATGSSTIEIPTFKFDGKKIIGAREAVSLREVPKRLLVIGGGVIGLELGSVYQKLGSELTVVEATPALLPGVDPDVVQVVEKKLVKHGAKIMKSTKALGYTTNADGSLTVNVDVGGKTESVVTDVVLVAVGMRPNGAGLGLEEIGVKVERGFVPSDKVGRTNVPSIFAIGDVSGVPMLAHKASKEGEVAAEVIAGHKAEKDWVGIPGAIFTDPEVATVGLTETQAKEKGLNVRIGKFPFAALGRAMAVNETEGFFKVVSDAESHKVLGVHIVGPSATDLISEGALALEMHAFLEDIGLTIHPHPTLGEGLMEASMAGLGHAIHVLNR, encoded by the coding sequence ATGGCGAAGAAAGAAGTCGATGCGGTGGTGATTGGTGGTGGCCCGGGCGGCTACGTCTGCGCCATTCGCCTGGGGCAGCTCAAGCAGAAGGTCATCTGCGTCGAGAAAGAAGAGGTCGGCGGCGTGTGCCTGAACTGGGGCTGCGTGCCCTCGAAGGCGCTCATCTCGGCCAGCCACACGTACGAAAAAGCCAAAGAATCCGCGCATATGGGCATCGCGATCGACGGCATCCGCCTCGACGTCGACAAGATGCAGGACTGGAAGGGCGGCATCGTCAAGAAGCTCACCGGCGGCATCCGGGGCCTCTTCCGCGGCAACGGCGTCGAGCTCGTGATGGGCACGGCCAAGGTGAAGAGCCCGACCACCGTCGAGGTGACCCTGCCCGACGGCACCGTCGACACGATCGTCGCGAAGCACATCGTGATCGCGACGGGCTCGTCGACCATCGAGATCCCCACCTTCAAGTTCGACGGCAAGAAGATCATCGGCGCGCGAGAGGCCGTGAGCCTCCGCGAGGTGCCGAAGCGCCTGCTCGTCATCGGCGGAGGGGTCATCGGCCTCGAGCTCGGCAGCGTCTACCAGAAGCTCGGCTCCGAGCTCACCGTGGTCGAGGCGACGCCCGCGCTGCTCCCTGGCGTCGACCCGGACGTGGTCCAGGTCGTCGAGAAGAAGCTCGTCAAACACGGCGCCAAGATCATGAAGAGCACGAAGGCGCTCGGCTACACGACCAACGCCGACGGCTCGCTCACCGTGAACGTCGACGTGGGCGGCAAGACCGAGTCCGTCGTGACCGACGTGGTCCTCGTCGCCGTGGGCATGCGCCCGAACGGCGCGGGCCTCGGCCTCGAGGAGATCGGCGTCAAGGTGGAGCGCGGCTTCGTCCCGTCCGACAAGGTCGGTCGCACCAATGTGCCCAGCATCTTTGCCATCGGCGACGTGTCGGGTGTCCCGATGCTCGCGCACAAGGCGAGCAAAGAGGGCGAGGTCGCCGCCGAGGTGATCGCGGGCCACAAGGCCGAGAAAGACTGGGTCGGCATCCCCGGCGCCATCTTCACCGACCCCGAGGTCGCCACCGTGGGCCTCACCGAGACGCAGGCCAAAGAGAAGGGCCTCAACGTGCGCATCGGGAAATTCCCCTTCGCCGCGCTCGGTCGCGCCATGGCCGTGAACGAGACCGAGGGCTTCTTCAAGGTCGTCTCCGACGCCGAGTCCCACAAGGTGCTCGGGGTGCACATCGTCGGCCCCTCGGCGACGGATCTCATCAGCGAAGGCGCGCTCGCCCTCGAGATGCACGCCTTCCTCGAGGACATCGGGCTCACCATCCACCCGCACCCGACGCTCGGCGAAGGCCTCATGGAAGCGAGCATGGCGGGCCTCGGTCACGCGATCCACGTCCTGAACCGCTGA
- a CDS encoding HEAT repeat domain-containing protein — MDKGPASRYRGEMLGLRPLPRTLEACLRDIVSPRMEARAEASEELGRHLSGGVDEAVRARGVAALEKALGDTHPAVRSRAATALADAQAVTALPKLLVAVEDDDAFVRQMALSALGELGDRRAAAKLERALSDTRPEVRYQAVIALVRVAPEEAARAITRALGDDDPAVRHIALRLAEDDIERGREPSPEHLRAAERLLTDEHPDVSVAAAILLARARGASLPEKARAVLIAVVRGDLRGKVGTEEEQGAIEACGEAALREAIPALETRAYGLMRLVRQTSEAHAKSALAALGHARATSDLLAELGASSPEARARAIVAVGRARLEAARGRLTALANEPATRDLAEEALARLADRARPEGSSEGKA; from the coding sequence GTGGACAAGGGCCCCGCTTCGCGCTACCGGGGCGAGATGCTCGGCCTCCGGCCCCTCCCTCGAACGCTCGAGGCCTGCCTACGCGACATCGTGAGCCCCCGCATGGAGGCCCGCGCCGAGGCGAGCGAAGAGCTCGGCCGTCACCTCTCGGGGGGCGTCGACGAGGCCGTCCGCGCTCGAGGTGTCGCGGCGCTCGAGAAGGCCCTCGGCGACACGCACCCCGCGGTACGGTCGCGCGCGGCCACGGCGCTCGCCGACGCGCAGGCGGTCACGGCGCTCCCGAAGCTGCTCGTCGCGGTCGAGGACGACGACGCGTTCGTTCGCCAAATGGCCCTCTCCGCCCTCGGAGAGCTCGGCGACCGCCGCGCCGCGGCCAAGCTCGAGAGGGCGCTCTCCGACACGCGCCCCGAGGTGCGGTACCAGGCCGTCATCGCGCTCGTTCGTGTCGCTCCCGAAGAGGCGGCTCGCGCGATCACTCGCGCCCTCGGCGACGACGATCCGGCGGTGCGGCACATCGCCCTCCGCCTCGCCGAGGACGACATCGAGCGCGGCCGAGAGCCGTCTCCCGAGCACCTCCGCGCGGCCGAGCGACTCCTCACCGACGAGCACCCCGACGTCTCGGTCGCCGCGGCCATCCTGCTCGCGCGCGCGCGCGGCGCATCGCTCCCCGAGAAGGCCCGCGCCGTGCTGATCGCCGTCGTTCGAGGCGACCTCCGTGGAAAGGTGGGCACCGAAGAGGAGCAGGGCGCCATCGAGGCCTGCGGCGAGGCCGCGCTCCGTGAGGCCATCCCCGCCCTCGAGACACGCGCGTACGGCCTCATGCGCCTCGTCCGCCAGACCTCCGAGGCCCACGCGAAGAGCGCGCTCGCCGCGCTCGGTCACGCACGCGCCACGTCCGACCTCCTCGCCGAGCTCGGCGCGTCGTCCCCCGAGGCCCGCGCGCGCGCCATCGTGGCCGTCGGTCGCGCGCGCCTCGAAGCGGCGAGAGGCAGGCTCACGGCCCTCGCGAACGAGCCGGCGACGCGCGATCTCGCCGAAGAGGCCCTGGCTCGGCTCGCCGACCGAGCGCGCCCCGAAGGTTCGTCCGAAGGGAAGGCGTAG
- a CDS encoding DUF4149 domain-containing protein, with protein sequence MRVLRLLLTVEAVAVAIWLGGVVVVSAVVAPAVFGMVPAPASADAMVVVFERTSRIAMTASVLALLCEVAASRLRPQVGLHDLARASVLALMAAFAIAEGAVFTPRIADLHRQGAIRGDGPLGERMESAHTGAEIAEKAQFALGIVFFGLLVAPAPPPPSPAGAPVAPGPEPEGPPPEEDPSTEPPQGEPPSTGT encoded by the coding sequence GTGCGGGTCCTTCGGCTCCTCCTCACGGTCGAGGCCGTCGCGGTCGCCATCTGGCTCGGCGGCGTGGTCGTCGTGTCGGCCGTCGTCGCCCCGGCGGTCTTCGGCATGGTGCCCGCGCCCGCCTCGGCGGACGCCATGGTGGTCGTCTTCGAGCGCACCTCGCGCATCGCCATGACGGCGTCGGTCCTCGCCCTCTTGTGCGAGGTCGCGGCGTCGCGGCTCCGGCCCCAGGTTGGGCTCCACGATCTGGCCCGGGCGTCCGTGCTCGCGCTCATGGCGGCCTTTGCGATCGCCGAGGGTGCCGTCTTCACGCCCCGCATCGCCGACCTGCACCGGCAAGGCGCCATCCGCGGGGACGGCCCCCTTGGTGAACGTATGGAGAGCGCCCACACGGGCGCCGAGATCGCCGAAAAGGCGCAGTTTGCCCTAGGGATCGTCTTCTTCGGGCTCCTCGTCGCGCCCGCCCCGCCGCCGCCATCGCCCGCGGGCGCTCCGGTCGCGCCCGGCCCCGAGCCTGAAGGTCCGCCGCCCGAAGAGGACCCCTCGACCGAGCCGCCGCAGGGGGAGCCGCCGTCGACGGGTACCTGA
- the prfA gene encoding peptide chain release factor 1: MLPLDKLADLTRRYRDMDELLCQPDVLADRTRLAKLNRERADLEPIALAFGRYQEVKRKLVEDREALADPDLRELAELEIPELEAEEKALERELEVLLLPQDPDDKKNTIVEIRSGEGGEEAALFAADLFRMYARYAETRGWQMEVISLSESSTGGYKECIFMLSGKDVYSDMRFEGGVHRVQRVPATETQGRIHTSTATVAVLPEADDVEVQIDDKDLEISIAASGGPGGQGVNTTNSAVQILHKPSGLIVKCQDERSQLKNKARALKVLKSRLLDIEREKRDAAVSAERRGMVGTGERSQKIRTYNFPQNRVSDHRIQLTLHKLDRVMMGELEELVTALRTHRQAAMLEAQGDGPSAAGA, encoded by the coding sequence ATGCTCCCCCTCGACAAATTGGCCGATCTCACGCGGCGCTACCGCGACATGGACGAGCTCCTCTGCCAGCCGGACGTGCTCGCCGACCGTACGCGCCTCGCGAAGCTCAACCGAGAGCGCGCCGACCTCGAGCCGATCGCGCTCGCGTTCGGCCGCTATCAAGAGGTGAAGCGGAAGCTCGTCGAGGATCGCGAGGCCCTCGCGGACCCCGATTTGCGTGAGCTCGCCGAGCTCGAGATCCCGGAGCTCGAGGCCGAAGAGAAGGCCCTCGAGCGCGAGCTCGAGGTGCTCCTCCTGCCGCAGGATCCGGACGACAAGAAGAACACTATCGTCGAGATTCGCTCCGGCGAGGGCGGCGAAGAAGCAGCCCTCTTCGCCGCGGACCTCTTCCGCATGTACGCCCGCTACGCCGAGACGCGCGGGTGGCAAATGGAGGTCATCTCGCTCTCGGAGAGCAGCACGGGCGGCTACAAGGAGTGCATCTTCATGCTCTCCGGCAAGGACGTGTACTCGGACATGCGCTTCGAGGGCGGAGTGCACCGCGTCCAGCGTGTGCCCGCGACCGAGACCCAGGGCCGCATCCACACGTCGACCGCCACGGTCGCGGTGCTCCCCGAGGCCGACGACGTCGAGGTGCAGATCGACGACAAGGACCTCGAGATCAGCATCGCCGCGAGCGGTGGCCCCGGTGGGCAGGGCGTCAACACGACCAACAGCGCCGTGCAGATCCTCCACAAGCCGTCGGGCCTCATCGTCAAATGCCAGGACGAGCGCTCGCAGCTCAAGAACAAGGCACGCGCCCTCAAGGTGCTGAAGAGCCGACTCCTCGACATCGAGCGCGAGAAGCGCGACGCCGCGGTGAGCGCCGAGCGACGTGGCATGGTCGGCACCGGCGAACGCAGCCAGAAGATTCGCACCTACAATTTCCCACAGAACCGCGTAAGCGACCACCGCATCCAGCTCACCCTCCACAAGCTCGATCGCGTGATGATGGGTGAGCTCGAGGAGCTCGTGACGGCGCTCCGCACGCACCGTCAGGCGGCCATGCTCGAGGCCCAGGGCGACGGGCCCTCCGCGGCGGGCGCGTAG
- the pgsA gene encoding CDP-diacylglycerol--glycerol-3-phosphate 3-phosphatidyltransferase, whose translation MARADSSHVETTPRRRRSSLAEDALNLPNLITFARILMIPLCLWFLQSNTPRGCFFSALVFTFAALTDALDGYLARKMGIVSVLGKFMDPLADKLIVMASLVWLVPLGRIPAWVVVLILGREITITGLRSVAASEGVVISAGSEGKTKTALQMVGIIAILVGFPYRLNYLGLVDLGVVDLAKVGRALVYLSLVFSVASAIDYVRLFGAAVEAKEEKRKKRRREAAEGLAVGPDESHDSSSVLPDEPS comes from the coding sequence ATGGCACGCGCCGATAGCTCCCACGTCGAGACGACCCCGCGCCGGAGGAGGAGCTCGCTCGCCGAGGACGCTCTGAACCTGCCGAACCTCATCACGTTCGCGCGCATCCTCATGATCCCGCTGTGCCTCTGGTTCCTCCAGTCGAACACGCCGCGGGGGTGCTTCTTCTCGGCGCTCGTCTTCACGTTCGCCGCCCTCACCGACGCGCTCGACGGCTACCTCGCCCGAAAAATGGGCATCGTGAGCGTGCTCGGCAAGTTCATGGACCCGCTGGCCGACAAGCTCATCGTGATGGCCTCGCTCGTGTGGCTCGTGCCGCTGGGTCGCATCCCGGCGTGGGTGGTCGTGCTGATCCTCGGCCGCGAGATCACCATCACGGGCCTTCGGTCCGTGGCCGCGAGCGAAGGCGTGGTCATCTCCGCCGGCAGCGAGGGAAAAACCAAAACAGCGCTGCAAATGGTCGGAATCATTGCCATTCTCGTCGGCTTTCCGTACCGCCTGAACTACCTCGGGCTCGTCGACCTCGGCGTCGTCGATCTCGCCAAGGTGGGCCGCGCCCTCGTCTATCTGTCGCTCGTGTTCTCGGTCGCGAGCGCCATCGACTACGTGAGGCTCTTCGGCGCGGCCGTCGAAGCCAAGGAAGAGAAGCGCAAGAAGCGGCGGAGAGAGGCGGCCGAGGGGCTGGCGGTAGGCCCCGACGAGTCCCACGACTCGTCGTCGGTGCTCCCGGACGAGCCCAGCTGA
- a CDS encoding flagellar biosynthetic protein FliQ: MPADALVGEARTALLLALLVVAPVLAAVAAVGVVVGAIQGSTQIQDASVPHAARLFAAGAVLVMVGPWMGHEIASFASHVLGLIAHR, translated from the coding sequence ATGCCAGCCGATGCCCTCGTCGGCGAGGCGCGCACGGCGCTCCTCCTCGCGCTCCTCGTGGTCGCGCCGGTCCTCGCGGCGGTGGCGGCCGTAGGCGTGGTCGTGGGCGCGATCCAAGGCTCGACCCAGATTCAAGACGCCTCGGTGCCGCACGCGGCGCGCCTCTTCGCGGCCGGGGCCGTGCTCGTCATGGTCGGGCCGTGGATGGGCCACGAGATCGCCTCGTTCGCGAGCCACGTGCTCGGGCTCATCGCCCACCGCTGA
- a CDS encoding PspA/IM30 family protein gives MGIFDRMGKVISSNMNSLLDKAEDDEKLLELNLEDMAEQLKRGRQDVVSAVAAEKQLRKKYDDLTAEVEKWDKRAELAMKGDDEALAREALKQKKRVTAEAETVDRARVEQRDTALKMKAELERMEKKLEELKLRKGSIAGKAKQARSEELGARGGSSAFQSFRELEDRIDDRAAQGSAMAEVEEALGTGQKDDLEAKFRDLEYSLDKGGSKEKGGDPELDAEIAALKKRVRV, from the coding sequence ATGGGCATCTTCGACCGCATGGGCAAAGTCATCTCGAGCAACATGAACTCGTTGCTCGACAAGGCCGAGGACGACGAGAAGCTGCTCGAGCTCAACCTGGAGGACATGGCCGAGCAGCTGAAGCGCGGTCGCCAGGACGTCGTGAGCGCCGTGGCCGCCGAGAAGCAGCTCCGCAAGAAGTACGACGACCTCACCGCCGAGGTCGAGAAGTGGGACAAACGCGCGGAGCTCGCCATGAAGGGCGACGACGAGGCGCTCGCGCGCGAGGCGCTCAAGCAGAAGAAGCGCGTCACCGCCGAGGCCGAGACGGTCGATCGCGCTCGTGTCGAGCAACGCGACACGGCGCTCAAGATGAAGGCGGAGCTCGAGCGCATGGAAAAGAAGCTCGAAGAGCTCAAGCTGCGCAAAGGCTCCATCGCCGGAAAAGCGAAGCAGGCCCGCTCCGAGGAGCTCGGGGCGCGCGGTGGGTCGAGCGCCTTCCAGAGCTTCCGCGAGCTCGAGGACCGCATCGACGACCGCGCCGCTCAAGGCAGCGCGATGGCCGAGGTCGAAGAGGCGCTCGGGACCGGTCAGAAAGACGATCTCGAGGCCAAATTCCGGGACCTCGAGTACTCGCTCGACAAGGGCGGGAGCAAAGAGAAGGGCGGCGATCCCGAGCTCGACGCGGAGATCGCGGCCCTGAAGAAGCGCGTGAGGGTGTGA
- a CDS encoding thiamine pyrophosphate-dependent dehydrogenase E1 component subunit alpha — translation MSDDVAKDLGLTRVLNDDGTADPGAAPISADVLLRGYREMRRLRLIDAKMILLQRQGRVGFYGACTGQEAVPIAAGLVLAESDWVFPALREQSVMLVRGFPLTQFIAQVFGNSGDVQKGRQMPSHHSGRSVNQVSWSSCIGPQVPQAVGTAWAMKLRNEANKAVSMGFLGDGATSQPDFHNAMTFAGLYRVPAVIVCQNNHWSISVPTHKQTAAKTIAIKGRAYGVPSVRVDGNDLLAMVNVLGEAVARARRGEGPTFVEALTYRIGAHSTSDDPTRYRDEAEVEAWRKKDPLDRLRKHLVVLGLVDDASDAALEAELTAQINAAVKEVEELPPPDRETLFDDVYADLPWHLREQKAELMASPKAPAHGG, via the coding sequence ATGAGCGACGACGTGGCGAAGGACCTCGGCCTCACCCGTGTGCTGAACGACGACGGCACGGCCGACCCCGGGGCGGCGCCCATCTCGGCGGACGTGCTCCTGCGCGGCTACCGCGAGATGCGCCGGCTCCGCCTCATCGACGCGAAGATGATCCTCCTGCAGCGCCAGGGGCGCGTGGGCTTCTACGGCGCGTGCACGGGGCAAGAGGCCGTGCCCATCGCCGCGGGGCTCGTGCTCGCCGAGAGCGACTGGGTGTTCCCCGCGCTCCGCGAGCAGAGCGTGATGCTCGTGCGCGGCTTTCCGCTCACGCAGTTCATCGCGCAGGTCTTCGGCAACTCGGGCGACGTCCAGAAGGGGCGCCAGATGCCGAGCCACCACTCCGGGCGGAGCGTGAACCAGGTCTCGTGGTCGTCGTGCATCGGCCCTCAGGTGCCGCAGGCCGTGGGGACGGCGTGGGCCATGAAGCTCCGGAACGAGGCGAACAAGGCCGTCTCCATGGGCTTCCTCGGGGACGGCGCGACGAGCCAGCCCGACTTCCACAACGCGATGACGTTCGCGGGCCTCTACCGCGTGCCGGCGGTGATCGTGTGCCAGAATAACCACTGGTCGATCAGCGTGCCGACCCACAAACAGACCGCCGCGAAGACGATCGCTATCAAGGGGCGCGCGTACGGTGTGCCCTCGGTGCGTGTCGACGGGAACGATCTGCTCGCGATGGTGAACGTGCTCGGCGAGGCCGTGGCGCGCGCGCGTCGCGGCGAGGGCCCGACGTTCGTCGAGGCGCTCACGTACCGCATCGGCGCGCACTCCACGAGCGACGACCCCACGCGCTACCGCGACGAAGCCGAGGTCGAGGCGTGGCGAAAGAAGGACCCGCTCGACCGCCTGCGCAAGCACCTCGTCGTGCTCGGGCTCGTCGACGACGCGAGCGACGCGGCCCTCGAGGCCGAGCTCACCGCGCAGATCAACGCGGCCGTGAAGGAGGTCGAAGAGCTGCCGCCACCCGACCGAGAGACGCTCTTCGACGACGTCTACGCGGACCTCCCGTGGCACCTCCGGGAGCAGAAGGCCGAGCTCATGGCCTCGCCGAAGGCCCCCGCGCACGGTGGATGA
- a CDS encoding tetratricopeptide repeat protein, translating to MGSSRDATADGRRREPHQAPRPYAEGEMPRDGNDEDFLFHLFRGSELLQDGRELEAKEELEQALMRKPGDEKGQDLLAFVYFRIGIYPRAIAIYEHLRQKSPHDPALHLNLSLCYLKTGQPERARDELEALVAAHADHPRAWGYLGLALERLGDYARAQQAFEKSGHAHLARRMMERAAAKPDALRPNLGSEPARDVRAFAKEAYEELDAGQLDFALAEPHASSREVEDWRAIELGGHPPSTRDGPPGGVASMASPVSLAEPVRRRQTLVVAPPPPGTHIDTFLVAPPSRVPVPVSEPSITWTSRPAEVAHAAVPPSVRAPASVFPPPSASQFAKAAQLVPRDEGAVSLHGNGSVIARPTRTRPFATRLEAIRTMTGALDSKILERKRDGASVGETFGGLGSPLVELAGDGQVIVGPKPGHVLSSFVLEGVPCTLREDRVLGFELGLVYENDKLVLPSAELRTVRFSGAGALVIEAQSPIATIEVAHDRPVVARREVVVGWLGHLDVAPVLPADAPGAHHGLLRLTGSGSVLVSGL from the coding sequence ATGGGGTCCTCCCGAGACGCGACCGCCGATGGGCGACGACGCGAGCCGCACCAGGCTCCGCGCCCCTACGCCGAGGGCGAGATGCCCCGGGACGGGAACGACGAGGACTTCCTCTTCCATCTCTTCCGCGGGAGCGAGCTCCTCCAAGACGGGCGCGAGCTCGAGGCCAAAGAGGAGCTCGAACAAGCCCTCATGCGGAAACCCGGCGACGAGAAGGGCCAGGACCTCCTCGCCTTCGTCTACTTCCGCATCGGCATCTACCCCCGCGCGATCGCCATCTACGAGCACCTCCGCCAGAAGAGCCCGCACGATCCGGCCCTCCACCTGAACCTCTCGCTCTGTTACCTGAAGACCGGTCAGCCCGAGCGCGCGCGCGACGAGCTCGAGGCGCTGGTCGCGGCCCATGCCGACCACCCTCGCGCGTGGGGCTACCTGGGGCTCGCTTTGGAGCGGCTCGGCGACTACGCCCGCGCGCAGCAGGCGTTCGAGAAGAGCGGTCACGCCCACCTCGCCCGTCGCATGATGGAGCGCGCCGCCGCGAAGCCCGATGCCCTTCGGCCGAACCTCGGGTCCGAGCCCGCGCGTGACGTGCGCGCCTTCGCCAAGGAGGCCTACGAAGAGCTCGACGCGGGACAGCTCGACTTCGCCCTCGCCGAGCCCCACGCGAGCAGCCGCGAGGTCGAAGATTGGCGCGCGATCGAGCTCGGAGGGCATCCTCCGAGCACCCGCGATGGTCCGCCCGGCGGGGTCGCGTCGATGGCCTCTCCCGTGTCTCTCGCCGAGCCCGTCCGGAGGCGCCAGACCCTGGTCGTCGCACCTCCACCACCAGGCACCCACATCGACACGTTCTTGGTCGCGCCCCCGTCGCGTGTGCCCGTCCCCGTGTCCGAGCCGTCGATCACCTGGACGTCACGCCCCGCCGAGGTCGCCCATGCCGCGGTGCCGCCGAGCGTGCGTGCCCCCGCGAGCGTGTTTCCTCCGCCCTCGGCGTCGCAGTTCGCGAAGGCCGCGCAGCTCGTGCCGCGCGACGAGGGCGCGGTGTCCTTGCACGGCAACGGCTCGGTCATCGCGCGACCGACACGCACGCGGCCGTTCGCCACGCGCCTCGAGGCGATAAGGACGATGACCGGGGCGCTCGACTCGAAAATTCTCGAACGAAAACGCGACGGCGCCTCCGTCGGGGAGACGTTCGGCGGCCTCGGGAGCCCCCTCGTCGAGCTCGCCGGCGACGGGCAGGTCATCGTCGGTCCGAAGCCCGGCCACGTCCTCTCGAGCTTCGTGCTCGAAGGTGTACCTTGCACGCTTCGTGAGGACCGCGTGCTCGGGTTCGAGCTCGGGCTCGTGTACGAGAACGACAAGCTGGTCTTGCCCTCCGCCGAGCTGCGCACGGTTCGGTTCTCGGGAGCGGGGGCGCTCGTCATCGAGGCGCAGAGCCCCATCGCCACGATCGAGGTCGCCCACGACCGCCCCGTCGTCGCCCGGCGAGAGGTGGTGGTGGGTTGGCTCGGGCACCTCGACGTGGCCCCGGTGCTCCCCGCCGACGCGCCGGGCGCCCACCACGGTCTTTTGCGGCTCACGGGCTCGGGCAGCGTGCTGGTCTCGGGCCTGTGA
- a CDS encoding DUF1385 domain-containing protein, with translation MPTSTTPSPSGSPVTAPSGSPARPYIGGQAVLEGVMMRAPHSFAIVVRRRDGSLHVRERAVPDPKNGVARLPLVRGVASLVESLRLGGEALRFSAEAAEADMIDAENAEKSAASKAAAKVTQVLTALGATLFFLATNDPEADPAPAPAPEAETGSGKKSGPGLMLAVMVLFMVALPQLVAALLNKGLHLDLEVTSPKFQAITGVMKLTIVIGYMLLIRRVPDIRRVFQYHGAEHKTISTYEAGEDLTVENARKKTTLHPRCGTTFLVMVAIVSVIVFTAVGSFVPKIHTGSAIADNILFFLVKLPFVPVLAALTFEMQRVFARYFTTGPLRVVLVPGFLVQRITTIEPDDAQLEIALASLKATLFREKGETPATTDDVRFATYEEFYAQDHLRNPAS, from the coding sequence ATGCCGACCTCGACGACACCTTCGCCTTCCGGCTCTCCCGTCACCGCTCCGTCCGGATCCCCCGCGCGCCCGTACATCGGCGGCCAAGCCGTGCTCGAGGGCGTCATGATGCGCGCGCCCCACTCGTTCGCGATCGTGGTGCGGCGACGCGACGGGAGCCTGCACGTGCGCGAGCGCGCCGTCCCCGATCCGAAGAACGGCGTCGCCCGTCTGCCGCTCGTCCGTGGTGTGGCGTCGCTCGTCGAGTCCCTCCGGCTCGGCGGCGAGGCCCTCCGCTTCTCGGCCGAGGCCGCCGAAGCCGACATGATCGACGCCGAGAACGCCGAAAAATCGGCCGCATCGAAGGCCGCCGCCAAGGTCACGCAGGTGCTCACGGCGCTCGGGGCCACGCTCTTTTTCCTCGCGACGAACGACCCGGAGGCCGACCCTGCCCCGGCCCCTGCCCCCGAAGCCGAGACCGGATCCGGGAAGAAGAGCGGCCCGGGCCTCATGTTGGCCGTGATGGTGCTCTTCATGGTCGCGCTCCCGCAGCTCGTCGCCGCGCTGCTCAACAAGGGCCTCCACCTCGACCTCGAGGTCACGTCGCCCAAGTTCCAGGCGATCACCGGCGTCATGAAGCTCACGATCGTGATCGGCTACATGCTGCTCATTCGGCGCGTCCCCGACATTCGCCGCGTCTTCCAGTACCACGGGGCCGAGCACAAGACGATCAGCACCTACGAGGCCGGCGAGGATCTCACCGTCGAGAACGCTCGCAAAAAGACGACGCTCCACCCGCGCTGCGGCACGACCTTCCTCGTGATGGTGGCGATCGTGTCGGTCATCGTCTTCACGGCCGTCGGCTCGTTCGTGCCCAAGATCCACACGGGAAGCGCCATCGCCGACAACATCTTGTTCTTCCTCGTGAAATTGCCGTTCGTCCCCGTGCTCGCGGCGCTGACCTTCGAGATGCAGCGGGTGTTCGCGCGGTACTTCACGACGGGCCCGCTCCGCGTCGTGCTCGTGCCGGGCTTCCTCGTCCAGCGCATCACCACCATCGAGCCCGACGACGCCCAGCTCGAGATCGCGCTGGCCTCGCTCAAGGCGACCCTCTTCCGCGAGAAGGGCGAGACGCCGGCCACGACGGACGACGTGCGCTTCGCGACGTACGAAGAGTTCTACGCCCAGGACCACTTGCGAAACCCCGCGTCCTGA
- a CDS encoding biotin/lipoyl-binding protein, protein MPGRVVRVMVKPGDTVERGQALLVLEAMKMENEVKAKDTATVAEVHVAEGATVEANAKLVTLE, encoded by the coding sequence ATGCCCGGCCGCGTGGTGCGCGTCATGGTCAAGCCCGGCGACACCGTCGAGCGTGGGCAGGCCCTGCTCGTGCTCGAGGCCATGAAGATGGAAAACGAAGTGAAGGCGAAGGACACGGCCACCGTGGCCGAGGTGCACGTCGCCGAGGGCGCCACCGTCGAGGCCAACGCCAAGCTCGTCACGCTCGAGTAA